From a region of the Desulfomonilaceae bacterium genome:
- the rpsL gene encoding 30S ribosomal protein S12 produces MPTINQLVRKGRNRPRRKTSAPALTNCPQRRGVCVRVYTTTPKKPNSALRKVARVRLTNGYEVTSYIPGIGHNLQEHSVVLIRGGRVKDLPGVRYHIIRGAQDAYGVTDRKQGRSKYGTKRPK; encoded by the coding sequence ATGCCCACGATTAATCAGCTGGTCAGAAAAGGACGCAATCGGCCGAGAAGAAAAACATCGGCCCCTGCCCTGACCAACTGCCCCCAACGCCGTGGTGTTTGCGTAAGGGTTTATACAACTACACCGAAGAAACCGAACTCAGCTTTGAGAAAAGTCGCCCGAGTCCGACTTACTAACGGTTATGAGGTCACATCTTACATCCCCGGCATTGGTCACAACCTTCAAGAACACTCCGTGGTCCTTATCCGCGGTGGGCGTGTCAAGGATCTGCCGGGCGTGAGGTATCACATAATCAGAGGAGCCCAGGACGCCTACGGAGTGACGGATCGGAAACAGGGCCGATCCAAGTACGGAACAAAGAGACCAAAATAA
- the rpsG gene encoding 30S ribosomal protein S7 → MPRKGKVPKRDVLPDPKFHSKLVSKFIHGIMWEGKKAVAEAILYGAFDVIARKTNEDPLKMFERAVDNVKPVLEVRSRRVGGSTYQVPVEIRPERRQALAIRWLIQYARGRGEKSMMDKLAGELLDASGNKGSSVKKKEDTHKMAEANKAFAHYRW, encoded by the coding sequence ATGCCTAGAAAAGGGAAAGTTCCTAAAAGAGACGTTTTGCCGGACCCAAAGTTTCACAGTAAGCTCGTGTCCAAGTTCATTCACGGGATAATGTGGGAAGGCAAGAAAGCTGTAGCGGAAGCCATTCTGTACGGCGCGTTCGACGTAATCGCAAGAAAAACTAATGAAGATCCTCTGAAAATGTTCGAGCGAGCTGTTGATAACGTAAAACCCGTGCTTGAAGTGCGATCTAGGCGGGTTGGCGGAAGCACTTATCAGGTACCCGTTGAAATCAGACCGGAACGCCGACAGGCCCTTGCTATACGATGGCTCATTCAATATGCGCGCGGCCGCGGCGAAAAGAGCATGATGGATAAACTCGCAGGCGAGCTTCTCGATGCTTCGGGCAACAAGGGCAGCTCCGTCAAAAAGAAAGAAGATACTCACAAAATGGCCGAAGCCAACAAAGCATTCGCCCATTACAGGTGGTAG